A single region of the Lycium barbarum isolate Lr01 chromosome 2, ASM1917538v2, whole genome shotgun sequence genome encodes:
- the LOC132626030 gene encoding uncharacterized protein LOC132626030, whose protein sequence is MSNNNKIHKGDIQKSASTDEEGQLELYSPKYAVKVNITVEEGDSNQSKNMMTSKMYKGPVPKSASTDKEGQLELYSPEYALKVNNSKVKDEGEKKEMKYNQEGEEKEKGTAAKGGPLATPLPVRLTSRI, encoded by the exons ATGAGTAATAATAACAAAATCCACAAAGGGGATATTCAAAAATCAGCATCAACAGATGAAGAAGGTCAATTGGAGTTGTACTCACCAAAGTATGCTGTTAAAGTGAATATTACTGTGGAAGAAGGTGACTCTAATCAAAGCAAAAACATG ATGACTAGCAAAATGTACAAAGGACCTGTTCCTAAATCAGCATCAACAGACAAGGAAGGTCAATTGGAGCTTTACTCACCAGAATATGCACTAAAAGTGAATAATTCAAAG GTTAAGGATGAAGGGGAGAAAAAGGAGATGAAGTACAACCAAGAaggtgaagaaaaagaaaagggaacAGCAGCTAAGGGTGGTCCACTGGCTACACCTTTGCCAGTCAGGCTCACTTCTAGAATTTAG
- the LOC132628301 gene encoding F-box/kelch-repeat protein At3g06240-like, with amino-acid sequence MKVLISMFSLIFHLNVKVTLNIVGSCNGLLCLSDDLWGYRNLFYIWNPSIRKSVKLPEPIFTYDTHGPFDHTLGFGFDPVSNDYKVVRIVHTGSNTDKVPPHVELYKLSTGVWQDITRVAPSFHFYEKIPGVYVNGACHWVATKRKKGESSNMMIVLFDMQDDTFWEMMVPGSLVEKFLFFEDWFSLFVSEESLCLADRLCNDDKTIDIWRMKEYGDPQSWVKQVSISLSHVTFDVGVVDELFSMLHGGRQRLVAHFLEKPIASRKNGEIFWRADNGLLVSYDHAAEKMKKVGIHNANHLPYHYALYVNTYKVSLMLLGSGQIVLLETPMKSRPIFARGSLKVGGKFLKAKLKEDCRFYLPCASVY; translated from the coding sequence ATGAAAGTTTTGATCAGTATGTTCAGTTTGATTTTCCATTTGAATGTGAAAGTTACTTTAAATATTGTAGGTAGTTGTAATGGGCTTTTGTGTCTTTCAGATGACTTGTGGGGTTATAGGAatcttttctatatttggaatCCATCCATTAGAAAGTCAGTAAAACTACCTGAACCAATATTTACATATGATACTCATGGTCCATTTGATCATACACTAGGATTTGGGTTTGATCCTGTTAGTAATGACTACAAGGTGGTAAGGATAGTACACACTGGTTCTAATACTGATAAGGTACCACCTCATGTTGAGCTTTATAAGTTAAGCACCGGTGTTTGGCAAGACATTACTCGTGTTGCTCCGTCTTTTCACTTTTATGAGAAGATACCAGGAGTCTATGTGAATGGGGCTTGTCATTGGGTTGCCACTAAACGGAAAAAAGGAGAGTCTAGTAATATGATGATTGTTCTGTTTGATATGCAGGACGATACGTTCTGGGAGATGATGGTACCGGGTAGTTTAGTTGAGAAGTTTTTGTTTTTTGAGGATTGGTTCTCCCTTTTTGTGTCTGAGGAGTCACTTTGTTTGGCTGATCGTTTGTGTAACGATGACAAAACAATTGATATTTGGAGGATGAAAGAGTATGGTGACCCACAATCATGGGTGAAACAGGTCAGCATCAGTTTAAGCCACGTTACATTCGACGTTggtgttgttgatgaattattcTCGATGCTTCATGGTGGTCGTCAACGTCTGGTTGCTCATTTCTTGGAGAAGCCAATAGCTTCAAGGAAAAATGGTGAAATTTTTTGGAGAGCGGACAATGGGCTCTTGGTTTCATATGATCATGCGGCTGAAAAAATGAAGAAAGTTGGCATTCATAATGCTAACCATTTACCTTATCACTATGCACTTTATGTTAATACTTACAAAGTGAGCCTTATGTTACTTGGTAGCGGACAAATTGTTTTGCTGGAGACACCTATGAAGAGTCGTCCAATTTTCGCAAGAGGGAGCCTAAAGGTGGGAGGAAAGTTCTTAAAGGCAAAACTAAAAGAGGACTGCAGATTCTATCTCCCTTGCGCATCAGTGTATTGA
- the LOC132626031 gene encoding CDT1-like protein a, chloroplastic: MEFTKSPPSDHKPSPANQPSPSDQWSTKTPEKPIPPNPIPRSLLFSLKDVREAAQKLRKPDPTRIDMSDPVLSSDEAKSPSVCESPSFDRKKNVNSVKLPEKYEMLEKFFNSMDSSIRLLHLKGTATTFTNIGAKIESLTDKRFSYSHLAQLKFILPEAIEIKKILKHDERSCCMKPDLYITLNANAVDSSEKWKSNSSSVLLRKVFRSRLLDFFKSHPEGDDIPEEMLPGSFTPSKQAVTNSSGPSSSSLTSEAPNGAFPLQSIAASHLSASFRRCFSNQASNTGGKDAKEVDRVGLVSITPASVPLKVKSSTKKKTVSCADAPKFSLEQSSNMNYTAGGIISASSPSCQQPAPHMMEAKKGEDGAMSVPATPMLEPPKRCHMSPDDDPAESPIKLARRPSTKRSLFFDTPVKSASTADQVCESGRFSTDDDILDILPENLLQSIEEKESQALAKRSPAISQAKRRKQMIACLPRLFDMIYFLFQSIKRSVMTKEELMHRVISSHLEITDKSEVEHQLILLQELAPEWIYEKQAFSGTLLLSVNKISNPDTIRSRLAEAK; the protein is encoded by the exons ATGGAGTTCACCAAATCTCCACCGTCCGATCACAAACCCTCACCAGCAAATCAACCTTCACCGTCGGATCAATGGAGCACAAAAACACCAGAGAAGCCTATCCCACCAAATCCCATCCCACGGTCACTACTATTCTCCTTGAAAGACGTTAGAGAAGCCGCTCAGAAGCTCCGaaaacccgacccgacccgaattGACATGTCTGACCCAGTATTAAGCTCCGATGAAGCGAAATCTCCATCGGTATGTGAATCGCCGTCGTTTGATCGGAAGAAAAATGTTAATTCGGTAAAGCTGCCGGAAAA GTATGAGATGTTGGAAAAGTTCTTCAACAGCATGGATAGTTCAATTCGGCTGCTGCATTTGAAGGGAACTGCAACAACTTTCACTAATATTGGTGCCAAAATAGAGAGTTTGACTGATAA GAGGTTTTCTTATAGCCATTTAGCTCAGCTGAAGTTTATTTTACCTGAAGCCATTGAGATAAAGAAGATCCTCAAGCATGATGAGCGCAGTTGCTGCATGAAGCCGGATCTTTACATCACTTTAAATGCAAATGCAGTTGATAGTAGTGAGAAGTGGAAATCTAATAGTAGTAGTGTTCTATTGAGGAAAGTATTCCGCTCTCGGCTCTTGGATTTCTTCAAGTCTCACCCTGAG GGTGATGACATTCCTGAGGAAATGCTTCCAGGCTCATTCACTCCATCTAAGCAAGCAGTGACCAACTCATCGGGACCTTCTAGCTCGTCCTTAACCAGTGAGGCACCTAATGGTGCGTTTCCTCTGCAGTCAATAGCTGCATCTCACCTGTCTGCATCTTTTCGGAGATGCTTTTCTAATCAGGCATCTAATACTGGAGGAAAAGATGCCAAGGAAGTAGATAGAGTTGGGCTCGTGTCCATAACTCCAGCTTCAGTGCCTCTCAAAGTTAAAAGTTCCACTAAGAAGAAAACAGTATCATGTGCTGATGCTCCTAAATTCTCCTTAGAACAAAGTAGTAATATGAACTACACAGCAGGAGGGATTATTTCGGCTAGTTCACCATCATGTCAACAGCCTGCACCTCATATGATGGAAGCGAAAAAGGGTGAAGATGGTGCTATGTCTGTTCCAGCAACCCCTATGCTTGAACCTCCTAAGAGATGTCACATGAGTCCAGATGATGATCCAGCTGAATCACCAATAAAACTAGCTAGACGCCCTTCGACTAAAAGGTCGTTATTCTTTGACACTCCCGTGAAGAGTGCAAGCACTGCTGATCAAGTCTGTGAGAGTGGAAGGTTCTCAACTGATGATGATATTCTTGACATTCTTCCTGAGAATCTTCTGCAATCG ATCGAAGAAAAAGAGAGTCAAGCACTAGCGAAGCGAAGTCCAGCCATATCCCAGGCAAAAAGGCGCAAACAGATGATTGCTTGTTTGCCTCGCCTCTTTGACATGATTTATTTCCTGTTTCAATCTATTAAACGTTCTGTCATGACGAAAGAGGAGCTCATGCACAGAGTAATTTCAAGCCATTTGGAGATTACCGATAAAA GTGAAGTTGAACACCAACTCATATTACTGCAAGAATTGGCTCCCGAATGGATTTATGAGAAACAAGCATTTAGTGGAACTCTCCTCTTATC TGTTAACAAGATATCAAATCCTGACACAATTCGCTCAAGACTAGCAGAAGCCAAGTGA
- the LOC132626029 gene encoding metal tolerance protein 4-like: MEIKNEQKSPLLDGWNLNGSRRNSVTSLRGDFLARLPKKVMSCVNVDVESSSNLDISKSSSLSKGEMDYYEKQFETLKSFEEVDSIVASDCIDDENLEEQYQHEMAMKISNYANVLLLALKIYATVKSGSLAIAASTLDSLLDLMAGGILWLSHLSMKDINIYKYPIGKLRVQPVGIIIFAAVMATLGFQVLIQAVEKLVENNSPEKMTSDQLVWLYAIMITATVVKLLLWLYCRSSGNNIVRAYAKDHYFDVVTNVVGLIAAVLGDKFYWWIDPIGALILAFYTITNWSGTVLENAVSLVGQSAPPEYLQKLTYLVIRHPQVKRIDTVRAYTFGVLYFVEVDIELPEDLPLKEAHTIGETLQIKLEKLPEVERAFVHLDFECEHKPEHSVLSRLPNTEP; encoded by the exons atggaaatcaAGAATGAACAAAAATCACCATTGTTAGATGGATGGAACCTTAATGGAAGTAGAAGAAATTCAGTTACATCTTTAAGGGGTGATTTCTTGGCAAGATTGCCTAAAAAAGTTATGTCTTGTGTTAATGTTGATGTTGAATCTTCATCAAATCTTGATATATCAAAATCTTCTAGCTTATCTAAAg GAGAAATGGATTACTATGAAAAACAATTTGAGACGTTGAAGTCATTTGAAGAAGTTGATTCCATCGTGGCATCTGATTGCATTGATGATGAGAATCTTGAAGAACAATATCAGCATGAGATGGCAATGAAGATCTCCAATTATGCAAACGTTTTATTACTAGCTCTTAAG ATTTATGCCACCGTGAAGAGTGGTTCCCTAGCTATTGCCGCATCTACATTGGATTCCTTACTTGATCTCATGGCTGGTGGCATACTATGGCTCAGTCACCTTTCAATGAAAGATATCAACATCTACAAATATCCTATAGGGAAGTTGCGAGTGCAGCCAGTAGGAATCATTATCTTTGCCGCTGTTATGGCTACACTTG GCTTTCAGGTGTTGATTCAGGCTGTAGAAAAACTAGTTGAAAATAACTCTCCTGAAAAGATGACGTCGGATCAGCTTGTCTGGCTGTATGCTATCATGATAACAGCCACAGTGGTAAAACTTCTCCTTTGGCTATATTGCAGAAGCTCAGGAAACAACATTGTTCGTGCCTATGCAAAG GATCACTATTTTGACGTGGTTACTAATGTAGTCGGATTGATAGCAGCTGTACTTGGTGATAAGTTCTACTGGTGGATTGATCCTATTGGTGCTCTTATTCTTGCATTTTATACCATCACCAATTGGTCAGGAACTGTTTTAGAAAACGCAG TGTCATTGGTGGGACAGTCAGCCCCGCCTGAATATTTACAAAAGTTAACATATCTTGTTATAAGACACCCTCAAGTGAAGCGCATTGATACAGTTCGGGCGTACACATTTGGTGTCTTGTACTTTGTAGAG GTTGATATTGAACTCCCGGAAGATTTGCCTTTGAAAGAAGCACATACCATTGGAGAAACTCTACAAATAAAGCTCGAGAAACTCCCCGAAGTTGAACGAGCATTCGTGCATCTTGATTTTGAATGTGAACACAAACCAGAGCATTCTGTCCTCAGCAGGCTGCCAAATACTGAGCCTTAG